From Verrucomicrobiia bacterium, the proteins below share one genomic window:
- a CDS encoding type II secretion system protein, protein MNLPRSRRSTPEAAAFTLIELLVVIAIIGILASLLAPALAGAKRKAHAIQCLNHERQLNLSLGLYADDHDESYPPRREPPGAWPWALLPYYKEPKIVTCPSDRFMPLTGWLDATNQLHARRSFLINGFNDYFKFALSTEDYQAHKTWRWPVGMRRTHIPQPSDTITFGERRTGSVHVHMDFDQGTMGNDIEEVAQNRHTGNEGGRSGGSNFAFADGSVRFLKFGGSVRPLNLWAVTDEWRNAPVAPEDLEKKP, encoded by the coding sequence ATGAATCTCCCCAGATCCCGCCGTTCCACCCCCGAAGCCGCCGCCTTCACCCTGATCGAACTCCTGGTGGTCATCGCCATCATCGGGATCCTGGCCTCGCTCCTCGCCCCAGCCCTGGCCGGTGCCAAACGCAAGGCCCACGCCATCCAGTGCCTCAATCACGAACGCCAGTTGAACCTCTCCCTCGGCCTCTACGCCGACGATCACGACGAATCGTATCCCCCACGCCGCGAACCTCCCGGCGCCTGGCCCTGGGCCCTCCTCCCCTACTACAAGGAACCCAAAATCGTCACCTGCCCCTCCGACCGCTTCATGCCCTTGACCGGCTGGCTCGATGCCACCAACCAGCTCCATGCCCGCCGCAGCTTCCTCATCAACGGGTTCAACGATTACTTCAAGTTCGCCCTCAGCACCGAGGATTACCAGGCCCACAAAACCTGGAGATGGCCCGTCGGCATGCGCCGTACCCACATCCCCCAGCCCTCCGACACCATCACCTTCGGCGAACGCCGCACCGGCTCGGTCCATGTCCACATGGACTTCGACCAGGGCACCATGGGCAATGACATCGAGGAGGTCGCCCAAAACCGCCACACCGGCAACGAGGGCGGACGGAGCGGCGGCTCGAATTTCGCCTTCGCCGATGGCAGCGTCCGCTTCCTCAAGTTCGGCGGCTCCGTCCGACCCCTCAACCTCTGGGCCGTCACCGACGAATGGCGCAACGCCCCCGTCGCCCCCGAGGACCTGGAAAAAAAGCCCTGA